Proteins encoded in a region of the Paenibacillus pedocola genome:
- a CDS encoding AraC family transcriptional regulator, protein MKHLSFLSKLTLFTFVISTLPVLFIGSFSYLTSSSEIQKNVNKSKKELILQINSNVEHKLTTVNQTLNQVVNSSVLKKALNNPLNVNDFILYNDLRNEIRNMQSFDTKLEDVILLNQRENWMIKNSGLYRLNEYQNYEQLANLMNVPDSTSWVLNPSSLFYSEESINVTGCDYSISLIKKLPTSKLQKYGLALANIPACSLQDFINSEIDPLDSIIVLDESGRILLHPDKTLIGQPAVASGFTDFPLVSGKVKPTGQFKTVIGKQDYSVTYLRSQLNGWTYLSVTSIEGLTKESGKIGTYTIIVCALMLLLSILLAWLGSRRMYTPIERLLNQMGLRRPGIKVKFTDEFQSIGEQMHHLFQSKSQLEKELNQHLRQVRTFFLTKAFQGNIRKRELLEELEQYGYQPLVEEWRTMAVITLSIDYSAESSYDKKDLHLLLFAAHNMIEELVPPEGRLAPVIIDHAVVTLIGSTEDNAESFHQTLYALTENLQQEINNYLKLQVSIGLSLPFHNIDKLSIAYKEGLEALKYRITLGKGIIIQYENINSGKHYLNLNYPTHTENDLMDAIKLADAEKAKELLHKLFACIFKLGLSPQEYQIPLTRLLGNILIMMQESGISLNQIYHANGSLFEELTDLHIVAEIEDWFWSIVILPMIRIFHSRQNAQYHNISEKIIDIVQHDYDKDLTLEECASRLHYNANYISSVFRKETQYYFSEYLAMYRFKMAKKWLEETDMPIKDIAAKLRYNNSQNFIRSFRKQEGMTPGQYRDNASSRPKAVPDDY, encoded by the coding sequence GTGAAACACTTAAGCTTCCTGAGTAAATTAACTTTATTCACCTTTGTAATCAGTACGCTTCCTGTGCTGTTCATCGGTTCTTTCTCTTATCTCACATCCTCCAGCGAAATTCAAAAAAATGTTAACAAAAGCAAAAAGGAACTCATTTTACAAATTAACTCAAATGTAGAGCATAAGCTGACTACTGTCAACCAGACCCTTAACCAGGTCGTTAATTCTTCTGTACTCAAAAAAGCTTTGAATAACCCGCTAAATGTAAACGATTTCATTTTATATAACGACTTGAGAAATGAAATCCGTAATATGCAGTCCTTTGACACGAAGCTGGAAGATGTAATTCTGCTGAATCAGCGGGAAAACTGGATGATCAAAAATTCCGGGCTCTACCGCCTGAACGAATACCAGAATTATGAGCAGCTTGCCAACCTGATGAATGTGCCCGACTCCACCTCCTGGGTACTCAACCCCTCTTCCCTGTTCTACAGCGAGGAGAGCATCAACGTTACCGGCTGTGATTACAGCATCAGTCTGATCAAGAAGCTGCCCACCTCCAAGCTGCAAAAATACGGGCTGGCCCTTGCCAATATCCCGGCCTGCAGCCTTCAGGATTTCATCAACTCTGAGATAGATCCGCTGGACAGTATTATTGTCCTTGATGAATCCGGCAGAATATTGCTGCACCCGGATAAGACGCTGATCGGCCAGCCTGCCGTTGCCAGCGGATTTACGGATTTTCCGCTTGTTTCCGGCAAAGTCAAGCCTACAGGACAATTCAAGACTGTCATCGGTAAGCAGGATTACTCTGTCACTTATTTGCGCTCGCAGCTGAACGGCTGGACCTATCTGTCGGTAACCTCCATTGAAGGACTGACCAAGGAGTCGGGCAAAATCGGGACCTACACAATCATTGTCTGTGCCCTGATGCTGCTGCTGTCCATTCTGCTCGCCTGGCTCGGTTCCCGCCGCATGTATACTCCGATCGAGCGGCTGCTGAATCAGATGGGGCTGCGCAGACCGGGCATCAAAGTAAAGTTCACGGATGAGTTCCAGTCGATCGGCGAGCAGATGCATCATTTATTCCAGTCCAAATCGCAGCTCGAAAAGGAGCTGAACCAGCATCTCCGGCAGGTGCGCACCTTTTTCCTGACAAAAGCCTTTCAGGGCAATATAAGAAAACGCGAGCTGCTTGAGGAGCTGGAACAATACGGCTACCAGCCCTTAGTAGAGGAATGGAGAACAATGGCCGTCATTACGCTCAGCATCGACTACTCTGCAGAGAGCAGCTATGACAAAAAAGATCTCCACCTGCTGCTGTTTGCCGCCCATAATATGATTGAAGAGCTCGTTCCGCCGGAAGGCAGACTTGCCCCGGTGATCATCGACCACGCTGTTGTCACGCTGATTGGAAGCACGGAAGATAATGCGGAATCTTTCCACCAGACACTGTATGCCTTAACGGAGAATCTGCAGCAGGAAATTAACAATTACCTGAAGCTGCAGGTCAGTATCGGTTTGAGTCTGCCTTTTCACAACATTGATAAATTGTCTATTGCCTACAAGGAAGGTCTCGAAGCCTTGAAATACCGGATCACTCTCGGCAAAGGCATCATCATCCAGTATGAGAATATCAACTCCGGCAAGCACTATCTCAATTTGAACTATCCGACACATACTGAAAATGACCTGATGGATGCGATCAAGCTGGCCGATGCCGAAAAGGCGAAGGAGCTGCTGCATAAGCTGTTTGCCTGTATTTTTAAGCTTGGACTGTCACCGCAGGAATACCAGATTCCGCTGACCCGTCTGCTGGGCAATATCCTCATTATGATGCAGGAGTCAGGGATTAGCCTGAATCAGATCTATCATGCGAACGGTTCGCTATTCGAGGAGCTGACCGATCTGCATATTGTCGCCGAAATCGAGGACTGGTTCTGGAGTATTGTGATTCTGCCGATGATCAGGATTTTCCACAGCCGGCAAAATGCCCAGTACCATAATATTTCCGAGAAGATTATCGACATTGTGCAGCATGATTATGATAAGGACCTGACGCTGGAGGAATGCGCTTCACGCCTTCATTATAATGCCAACTATATCAGCAGTGTCTTCCGTAAGGAGACGCAGTATTATTTCAGTGAATATCTTGCGATGTACCGGTTCAAAATGGCCAAAAAATGGCTGGAGGAAACCGATATGCCGATTAAGGACATTGCCGCGAAGCTCAGATACAACAATTCGCAGAATTTCATCCGCTCCTTCCGCAAGCAGGAAGGGATGACGCCTGGCCAATACCGCGACAACGCAAGCTCCCGGCCCAAAGCGGTACCGGATGATTACTGA